In Quadrisphaera sp. RL12-1S, the following proteins share a genomic window:
- the rlmN gene encoding 23S rRNA (adenine(2503)-C(2))-methyltransferase RlmN: MADSSAPAAAPAAAPAAAPAPAAAGTRPALTLAAPRRAKPPRHLADLAPADRASAAAELGVPPFRVKQVAQHYFGRGEVDPAGMTDLPAALREQLGAALLPPLLTQTRVLEADGGDTVKTLWRLFDGARIESVLMRYPGRVTLCVSSQAGCGMACPFCATGQGGLQRNLSAAEVVEQVAAANRHLAPTGERVHNVVFMGMGEALANYKACVGAVRRMVDPAPDGLGMSARGITVSTVGLVPAVDKLAGEGLAVTLALSLHAPDDVLRNELVPLNSRFDVAAVLDSAKRYFDATGRRVSIEYALIRDVNDHAWRADLLAEQLLARGSGWVHVNPIPLNPTPGSRWTASDPDVESEFVRRLRDAGIPTTVRDTRGRDIDGACGQLAASDIAQPTG; the protein is encoded by the coding sequence ATGGCTGACTCCTCCGCTCCTGCTGCCGCCCCCGCCGCGGCTCCCGCCGCTGCTCCTGCCCCTGCTGCGGCGGGGACCCGTCCTGCCCTGACCCTGGCCGCGCCGCGCCGGGCCAAGCCCCCGCGCCACCTGGCCGACCTGGCCCCCGCTGACCGCGCCTCCGCGGCCGCGGAGCTCGGCGTGCCCCCGTTCCGCGTCAAGCAGGTCGCGCAGCACTACTTCGGGCGCGGCGAGGTGGACCCGGCCGGCATGACGGACCTGCCCGCGGCCCTGCGCGAGCAGCTGGGTGCGGCGCTGCTGCCGCCGCTGCTCACGCAGACCCGCGTCCTGGAGGCCGACGGCGGCGACACCGTGAAGACCCTGTGGCGGCTCTTCGACGGCGCCCGCATCGAGAGCGTGCTCATGCGCTACCCGGGGCGCGTGACGCTGTGCGTCTCCAGCCAGGCCGGCTGCGGGATGGCCTGCCCCTTCTGCGCCACCGGACAGGGCGGGCTGCAGCGCAACCTCTCGGCGGCCGAGGTGGTCGAGCAGGTCGCGGCCGCCAACCGCCACCTGGCCCCCACGGGCGAGCGCGTGCACAACGTGGTCTTCATGGGCATGGGGGAGGCGCTGGCCAACTACAAGGCCTGCGTGGGTGCGGTGCGCCGCATGGTGGACCCGGCTCCTGACGGGCTGGGGATGTCCGCGCGCGGCATCACCGTCTCGACCGTGGGCCTGGTCCCCGCCGTCGACAAGCTCGCGGGGGAGGGGCTCGCGGTGACGCTGGCGCTGAGCCTGCACGCCCCCGACGACGTGCTGAGGAACGAGCTGGTGCCGCTGAACAGCCGCTTCGACGTCGCCGCGGTGCTCGACTCGGCCAAGCGGTACTTCGACGCGACGGGCCGGCGCGTGAGCATCGAGTACGCGCTCATCCGGGACGTCAACGACCACGCCTGGCGCGCGGACCTGCTCGCCGAGCAGCTGCTGGCACGGGGGAGCGGCTGGGTGCACGTCAACCCCATCCCGCTGAACCCGACCCCCGGCTCGCGCTGGACAGCCTCGGACCCGGACGTCGAGTCCGAGTTCGTGCGGCGGCTGCGCGACGCGGGCATCCCGACCACGGTGCGCGACACCCGCGGGCGTGACATCGACGGCGCCTGCGGCCAGCTGGCCGCCTCCGACATCGCCCAGCCGACCGGCTGA
- a CDS encoding LLM class flavin-dependent oxidoreductase yields MKNIGFLNFGNWRPARGSQVRTGADALLQTVELAVAAEELGLDGAFIRVHHFAPQLSSPWPLLAAMAARTSRIELGTGVIDMRYEEPLAMAELAASTDLIAGGRLQLGVSRGSPEPALRGAEAFGHVAPEGRTDADLARDHTRRFRAAIAGAGVAAMDPQMTGRQGLLSVQPQAPGLSDRIWWGAGTRATARWAGEQGMNLMSSTLLTEDTGVPFDQLQAEQIAGFREAWAQAGWSGTPRASVSRSVMPITTEEDRLYFGGDVDSTDQVGFLDGGLARFGRHYAGDPDVVAEQLARDVAVQEADTLLLTIPNMLGVEYNTRLLAAIAEHVAPALGWTPAHLRVQQEADQPTGQRSAAL; encoded by the coding sequence ATGAAGAACATCGGGTTCCTCAACTTCGGCAACTGGCGACCCGCCCGCGGCTCCCAGGTGCGCACGGGCGCTGACGCGCTCTTGCAGACCGTCGAGCTGGCCGTGGCCGCCGAGGAGCTCGGGCTGGACGGCGCGTTCATCCGCGTCCACCACTTCGCCCCCCAGCTCTCCTCGCCCTGGCCGCTGCTCGCGGCGATGGCCGCGCGCACGTCCCGCATCGAGCTCGGCACGGGTGTCATCGACATGCGCTACGAGGAGCCGCTCGCCATGGCGGAGCTCGCGGCCTCCACCGACCTCATCGCCGGCGGCAGGCTGCAGCTGGGCGTCTCCCGGGGCTCACCCGAGCCCGCGCTGCGCGGCGCCGAGGCCTTCGGCCACGTCGCCCCCGAGGGGCGCACGGACGCCGACCTGGCCCGCGACCACACGCGCCGCTTCCGCGCCGCCATCGCCGGCGCCGGCGTGGCGGCCATGGACCCGCAGATGACGGGGCGCCAGGGCCTGCTCTCGGTGCAGCCGCAGGCCCCGGGTCTGTCCGACCGCATCTGGTGGGGCGCCGGCACCCGCGCGACCGCCCGCTGGGCGGGGGAGCAGGGCATGAACCTCATGAGCTCCACGCTGCTCACCGAGGACACCGGCGTGCCGTTCGACCAGCTGCAGGCCGAGCAGATCGCCGGCTTCCGGGAGGCGTGGGCGCAGGCCGGCTGGTCCGGCACCCCGAGGGCGTCGGTCTCGCGCAGCGTCATGCCCATCACCACCGAGGAGGACCGGCTGTACTTCGGCGGAGACGTCGACAGCACCGACCAGGTCGGCTTCCTCGACGGTGGCCTGGCGCGCTTCGGGCGGCACTACGCCGGAGACCCCGACGTCGTCGCCGAGCAGCTGGCCCGCGACGTGGCCGTGCAGGAGGCGGACACGCTGCTGCTGACCATCCCCAACATGCTGGGCGTGGAGTACAACACCCGGCTGCTCGCCGCCATCGCCGAGCACGTGGCCCCGGCGCTCGGCTGGACCCCGGCGCACCTGCGCGTGCAGCAGGAGGCGGACCAGCCGACGGGTCAGCGGTCCGCCGCCCTCTGA